The genomic stretch TTGAAGCTGCTGCTGGAATAAATATTTCTGCCTCCAAATCCCAAATTTTTTCTTCTGCTTCTTCGAAAGAAAGCATATTTGTAGCACTAAGCTGATTTCCATTTTTATCTAAGAAAAGCTGTGTAATGTCTTCAAAAGAAAAACCTTCTTCTTTCAAAAGTGCGCCTTCTTTATCCAAAATACCAACTATTTTCACGCCTCTTTGAGCCAAGTAAAATGCTGCTGCACTCGCTACATTGCCCCATCCTTGAATAATTGCTCGTTTTCCTTTGTAATCTGCTTCGCCTTTGCCCCAAATATCGTAATAGTGAAAAACGCCACAAGCTACACCATAGCCTGTAATCATATCGGCTACTGTATATTTTCTTTTGAGTGAAGGCGTATATTTTTCATCTTCTAATACTTTGATTACACCATAGCGAAGTTGCCCGATACGGTTTATTTTTTGAGGCTCAGTAGGTTGAAAATGTCCAGTAAAAACACCTTCCTGTGGATGCCAAATACCACAATCTTCTGTAATCGGAATTACTTCGTGGATTTCATCTACATTCAAATCGCCCCCTGTTCCATAATAGTTTTTCAAAAGAGGAGCTACAGCCTTGTACCAACGGTTTAATACTTCTTCTTTACGTGGGTCTTTTGGGTCGAAATTAATACCTGATTTTGCCCCACCAATAGCAGGTCCTGAAACACTAAATTTGATTTCCATTGTTTTGGCAAGTGATTCTACTTCACGCTTGTCTAGTCCGACACGCATACGAGTTCCTCCTCCTGCTGCACCACCACGAAGCGAGTTGATGACTACCCATCCGACAGCTTCTGTTTCTGCATCGTGCCACTCAAAAACAATTTCTGGATTTTTATTTTCAAATTTTTCTAGTAGTTCTCTCATAAAAATTTTGTGTGTGTTGTTTAGATTGAAAAAAGTCTTTGTTTAACGATTTTCAAAAATACGAATTTTAATCAGAACCCTATACGTAAATAAAAATTTGGCTGAATTTAGTAAACTAGACTTACATAACTGGACTTACGCAACATGCTGCTCTGTGTGAGCAGGGTTTGTGAAATTTGAAACTGTGTCCTGTGTGTCACATGACACTAATCTGCGTAACTCCAGTTACATAATTATACAGTCTCCTTTTTCTCTTGAGGTTTTTCTTTTACAAACAGACGTTTTATTTTTCCAAACAAAACCACATAAGCATCTATTTCGAAAAGCCTAGAATCTGCTCTGGCTTGTAAAAGAAATAAAATTCCAAATACAAAAAGTAATATGTTGGCAGCCCAAGAACCAATAAAAATGGAAACTACCTTCTCTCTCGCCCATTTGTCTCCTGTAATAGTCATGAAATAGAAGAGAATAAAGAAAACAATAGAAATAAGAACTGGAACTCCCAAACCACCTTTCTTAATAATTGCTCCTAGTGGTGCACCTATCAAAAACATAACAAAACAAGCTACGGCAAGAGAATAACGTTTGTTTTTTTCTAATAAAGCTCTTCTTGAATCGTACTCAAAACGTTCCACCCTTTCGCCATTAGTGTGAGTAAAAGAACGCATATTTCTGACTTTGGTTAAAGCTCTATCCATAACATTCTCAATACTTTTTTCTGAAAAATTTTGGTAAGCTACTGTTATGGTATCAGGTAGGTTTTGCCAATCTATTGTGTCCAAATCTTCTATGGAGTTAGAACGAGATACAGTATTTGGAGTATAACTTATGTTTTCATTATTATTTATAAGTCTTGAACTTATACTGTCTGATAAATTACCACTTGAAGAAGGCAAAATTTTACTTTTCTGCTGTGAGTTATGTATTGCTGCTGCATTTACTTGTTTGAGTGAATCTATCTTTCTTATTTTAGCTGAATCTACTTCTGTTACTGATATAGAACTATCTTTCTGACTTTGAGTAGTGAAATTCGAACTATCTAAACTTACTCTCTGATTTTGTTCTGCTAAAATGGCAGAATCACTTTTATTAAAGACTTTATTTATTGAATCGGCTTTAGCTTTTTTTAGTTCTGCTTGTTTTTTTTCAGATGCTGCACGTTGGGCTAATCTTTCCCTTTCAAAATCTACAAAGAAAGTGTAGTCGAAATAACTTCTTGCTCGGCTGGCATTTTCTTTTTCTACTTCTCTAGCATCTATCAACAATGAGTCTGCTTCTGCGTTTAGCTGTGCTACCGTCATCATATAACGGTTTTGTGTAAAGAGTTCTTCTGATGTTTCATTCATCTGTAGAAAAGACAAATCAAAATTAAAGGTAGCTTGCTCAAATTTATCTCTTACAAAGGCATTTTTATTTTTTCCTCCGTTGGCAACTTGTTCAGAATAACGGTTTCCATTTTCTACACGAAATTCCAGTATTTGTTCATCTTGTTTGTTTCTCATCACACCTTTATCAGCAATGATGACATCTGTATTTCCTCTTGCGCTTCTGTGGTCATAGATAATCAAATCTTTTAAGCTATCTGTACCTTTTACTTTTTCTCCAATTCTGATACTCCAGCCTGGTAATCCGTTGTAGAATGAGCCTTCTGGGAAGTCTAATGTAGGTTCTTTTTGTCGAACATCATATAAAAGTCTATATGCCTTTAAATTTACTTCTGGAACAATTCTATCATTAAAAATATAGGCGACTCCTGTCAGAAAAATAGCAAATAGTCCGACTGGCATAAGTATTCGGATAAGCGAAATTCCACATCCTTTTATGGCTGTCAGTTCGTTGTGTTCTCCCATGTTTCCAAAAGCCATCAGCGAAGCAAGCAAAATAGCAAGAGGCAGAGCCTGTGGAACAAGCGTAAGGGAGAAATAAAAAAACAGTTCTGCAAATACTTCTGCTCCAAGTCCTTTACCCACCAAGTCTTCAAAATATTTGGACATAAAAACCATCAGTAGAATAAACAATACTACTGAAAAAGTAAGGAAGAAAAGCCCAAAAAAGGAATGGGCTACCAGTTTATCTATCTTTTTGAACATATTTTAGGATAAATTTTCCTCGTTGACGGTCTTGACCTCAACGACGGTTAGATATACAAAGCAAAAATACAAGAATAGTCAGATATAAATAGCCTTAACATTCCAAAAAGCCCAATATTTTGAATTTTATAAGTAGGCTTAACAAACTTTATCCTATTTTTGTGAATAAACCTACTAAAAAACAAAGTCCATTGAAAAAATATTTAGTAACCTGTGATTATAATTTGGAAGATTTAGTCATAGAGGAAATCAAAAAAAATATTCCTAACGCAACAGAAGTTGAGCAGTTTGAGAATTTTTCGCATCGTGTTTCGTTTTCTGTTCCTAGTCAAGAGAATACCACTCTTGAAAAAATACTTTCTTTGCGAAGTATTCACTCTGTAATAGAACTCAAAGCTGCTTTTTACTTAGAAGACCCTACTTTGGAAAACTTGAAAGCAGAGATAATGAAAATAGATTTGCCAGAAATGGAAACGGCAAAATCTTTCCGTGCTAGTGCAGAGCGTTATGGAAATCATGATTTTACTTCTATGGATATGGCAAAACATATCGGACATACAGTTATTTTGCGTTACCAAACTTCTGTTTCTTTAGATGATTATGAGTATAATTTGAGAGTAGATATTTTAGGAAGTTTTGTTTTTATGGGCTATCAACTGACAAACGATATACTCTCACATCGCCAAGGCAAATACAATAGAATTGAACGAAACTTTCATCATAGAGCAGCTACCAAACATTCTATAGCCTATCATTTGCTAACTTTAGCTGGTTTGCAAGAAGGAGATTCTTTGCTAGACTGTACTTGTGGAGGAGGAACTATCGTTTTGGAGGCTGCTAGTATGTTTGGAGAAAAAATAAAAATTTTGGCTGGCGATATGCATGAAAGAGCCATTAAAGGAACAAAAGAAAATTTGGCTCTCAATGGTTTTGATTTTGTAGAAGTCAGAGAGCTAAATGCTCGTCATTTGGATGAAACTATACAAGATTACGTCTTGGAAAATGGAAAGATAGACAAGATTGTTTGTAATCTTCCTTTTGGCATTCAGTCGGGCAAACAAGTCAATATGAGAGGACTTTATGACCAGTTTCTTAGTTCGGCAAGCAACGTTTTATCTAAAAATGGAAAAATAGTAGTCTTGACGATGCGACAAGCTGTCTTCAGAGAAGTCGTTTTTATGATAAAAAAATATAAAATTACAAAAGAATACGTTACAGAGGCTGGAGGTCTGTATCTTCATATCTTTGTTTTGGAAAAAATATAAAAGTATTTATTTTAAAAAAATATCCATTGGAAAAAGTATTTATTATCTGTATTTTAGTTTCCACTACCTTTGTTTCTTGTACGAATAGCTTAGGAGAAAAAGGAAAATGGAACGCAACCTATACCGAAGAATTTCTGTCTAACTGTAAAGCAGAAATTGGAAAAGAAGAATCTTTACTAAAAATAGATTCTCTAACTGTTTCTAAAATTTGTAATTGTGTGGTTCGAAAGGCTGAAAAAGAATTTGCTCCTTTAGAAATGGAAAACGAAGAATCTCGTTCAAAAATGAAAACCATAAGTACAGATTGTGCTAGAGATATTTTAATGGAAAAATAAAATAAAAATCAATATATTGATGTTTCTTTATCTGTTTTGAGTTTGATACTAATTTATGAAAACGCTGCTTGTTCCTACCAACTTTTCTCTATCTTCTGCAAAGGCTCTGCAATATGCTGTGGTGCTTGCAAAAGAGTTTGGTTCGAAAATCATTGTACATCATACCTATCCTCAAAACAGTCCTATCCATTTATTATCTGACCTAGAAAATCAACTTCATGTATTCATTAGTGAATATGATTTTGAATGTTACACACAATCAGAAGATTATCTCAAAATAGAGACTTCTATCAGACAAGGAAGAGAAAAAGAGAATATTCTCAATATCATAAGAAAGCATGATGCTGATATTCTGATTTTGTCGGCTAAAGACCGTTCGCAATGGGAAGGAATTCCCTTCGAACGCCTTATTTCTCAAACTTTAGAGCAAACGCTTTCCTCTATCTTGATTGTACCTTCTGAAATTGAAATACAAAAAAATATAGAACATGTCGTTTTTGCGCTATCTTTAGATGAAGAAGACGCTGATATTATAGACTCTTTACTTCTTTTCTGTGAAGTGTTGGGGGCGCATCTTACTTGTTTGCATGTTTCTGCCAATGAAAAAGAAAGGAATTTTATAGATTATCAGTTGAAGCCCTTACAAGAAACATATACTTCTATTTCAAAAGACAAAATGAGCTTTGAAGTTATTTATAATAAAAGTATTCAAGAAGGTATTAGTAATTTTTTAGATATAAAACCAGCCCAGTTGTTGGTAATGCTAACAAAAGAACGTTCCTTTTTTGAAGGGCTTTTTCATAGAAGCGTTTCTCAAGGAATGAGTTTTCAGAGTAAAGTGCCTGTTATGATTGTGAAATTGTAGTTATTAGTGTAGATTAAAGACTTGTCTTTGACAATTTATAGTTTAATAAAAAATGTTTCGTTATTATTTATTTTTCTTATTGGCTTTCGGAATTAGTTTTTCTGTTTTTGGGCAAACCACTCAAAATGTAGATGAACTACTTAAAGCAGCACGCTATGAGCAAAGTGAGGAAAAACTGGCAAGTGCGCTACGTTATTATTTACAAGCAGTCAATAAATTAGAAAAACAAAAAGACAAAAAAGCTCTCTTTCAAGTCTATACAGAAATAGGAGTCATTTATCAGAATGGAGGACTCCACGATAAAGCCATTGAATATTTTACAAAGTCTCAAGAGGTAATTGATGCCAATTCTTCTTCACAAGCTGCTGTTTCTATGCGTTTGGGAGAATCTTATTTAGCTCAAAGAGATTATGAGCAAGCCGTTGCAGCCTACCAAAATGCAAAACAAATTTATAAACCACAGAACAAGCCTTACGCCACTATTCAGGCTCTGCGTCAGCTCATTACGGCTTATCAAGCAAATAAAGATTATCAGACAGCTTTAGAAGCAAATAAGGAAGTACTGGAAGTTGATAGGCAAATTGGAGACTCTTCTGCTGTGGCTGCCACACTAAACAACATTGGCTATGTTCATAAATTTTTAGGGAACTATACCAAAGCTCTCAAAAATTTTGAGCAAGCTAGAAAAATAGAGAAAAAATTGGGATTAGAGGAAGACCCAATTACTCTGACCAACACAGCGATTGTTTATCAAAATTTAGCACAATACGACAATGCATTACGATTTTTGAAAGAGGCAACGAAAATTGTAGAAGACAAAAAGCGATTTCAAGAGCTTTCTCGTCTTTACAACATTACAGCAGCTATTTATTATCAGTTAGGAGATTATCATAATGCTAGAGAGTATAATCAACTTGCTTTAGAATATGCTCAAAAGTATAATCAAAGAGAAATAGAACAAGATATTTATCTTACAGCCTCTCAAATCAATCAAGCCAATAATAATTATGAAGATGCACTAAAATCCTATGAAAAACATTTGAATATTCGTGATTCTTTGCTTTTAGAAGAACGTTTGAAACAACAGGAACTCTTACAACAGCAGTTTCTGATAGAGCGAACAGAAAAAGAATTACAACTTTATTTGGTAGATGAAGAACTCAAAACAGCACAGCTTAAAGAACAAGAACTAACCTTAGAAAAGCAAAATCAAGAACTTGCCCTTCTTCAACAAAAACAGGAACTTCAAGCTGAAAGGTTGGAAAGAGATGCCTTAGAAAAACAGCGTACTAAGCAAGAACTTTTAATTGCCCAACAACAACTCAATGCAGAAAAAGCCAAGCAAGAGGTAAAAGAACTTCAACAGAAAGAACTAAATAGACAAAGAGAAGTAGAAAAACTAGAACAGCAGGCAGCCTTAGACAAACAAACTCTGGCTAGAGAGCGAGCAGAAGCCGAAAAACAACAAGCCCAAGCCCAAGCAGAAGCCAATCTAAAAGAAGCAGAAGCAGAAGCACAACGACAAATATTTGCTATTGTAGGCATTTTGAGTTTGCTCATTTTTCTAGTTATTGGTTTTGCCTTTATCAATTCAAAAAAGAAAAATAAAGAACTCGCACAGCAAAAAGACCAAATTGAATCTAAAAATGTAGAGTTAGAACAGCAAACTGAAGAAATTCAGATGCAGCGTGATGCCATTGCTCATAAAAGTGAGGAGGTAAACGAACTTTATACAAAAGTTACGGACAGTGTGCGTTATGCTCAACGTATTCAAGAAGCCATTTTAGAACCTCCCATACAAGTATTTACTCCACTTGGAGAAAATGCAAAGGGTTTTATTTTATTTAAGCCTCGTGATATTGTGAGTGGAGATTTTTATTGGACAACCGAAAAGGATGACAGAGTAGTGCTGACTGCTATTGACTGTACAGGACACGGAGTTCCAGGGGCTTTTATGTCACTGATTGGAAATGATTTGCTCAATGAAATCGTAAATATTAGAGGGATTACAACGCCACACGAAATTTTAAACCAACTCCACAGAGCCGTACAAAGTACACTCAAACAAAGAGAAACCGAAAACCGTGATGGAATGGATATGGCTCTTTGTGTCTATGATAAAAATAAGAATATACTAGAGTTTGCAGGGGCAAAAAATCCACTTCTTTATATTCAAGAGGGAAAAATCAAAACCATAAAAGGTAATAAAAAACCGATTGGAGGAAAAGATTTTTATGAAGCAGATTCATTTACTACACATACGTTAGATTTGAATGAAGCAAATGCTCCAACTACTTTTTATATTTTTTCAGATGGCTATCAAGACCAGTTTGGTGGAATAGAGGGACGAAAATTTATGATAAAACGCATGAGAGAGTTGCTTCAAGAAATCCATCAAGAACCAATGGAAGAACAACACAAGATGTTAGATGAAATAATAATGGACTGGATGAAAAATGAGGAACAAATAGATGATATTCTTGTGATGGGCTTCAAAATAAGCTAAACAAATTAGAAAGAATGAAAGACATATTTTTATTTTTGGAGGTTTTTCTGTTGTTTATAGTTACTGTGGGTTGTTTTTTAGTTTCGTTCTGCTTTTTATATTTGCTTATTGATAAATTTGATACGTTAGACAGTCTTAAAATATGGATAAGAGATAATCATATTGCATCTTTTCTCTTTCTTGTGCAATCCTTTTTGATTCTAGTTCCCCTGCTGATTTCTATTTCTTCGTTCAAGAGGCTTAGAAAAATTTACCTTCGCTTATCAGAAAGTGAATAACTAAAAAAGGTAGCATATTGCAAAAAATATCATCTTTTTATAAAAAAGACTTATCTTAGTGCGATAAAAAAACGTATCAATTTCATAGCAAAGCATTTTTAAATGAATTTAGATAAAGCTCGCCACGCTCTTCAAAAATATTTTGGTTATTCGTCTTTCCGTCCTTTACAAGAAGATATTATTTCATCTGTCTATGCCAAAAACGACACGCTTGTTCTGATGCCCACAGGTGGAGGAAAATCTATCTGTTATCAGATTCCAGCCGTTACGCTAGAGGGAATTTGTATTGTTATTTCGCCCTTGATTGCGCTGATGAAAGACCAAGTAAATGCCCTTCAAGCCAATGGAATTTCGGCAGCTTTCCTCAATTCTTCTCAAGATATGGATGAGCAGCGTGAAATTGAGGCAGAAGTAACAAGAGGAAGTATCAAACTTTTGTATGTTTCTCCAGAGAAATTAGTGGGTGAGTCGTTCTTATATTTTTTAAAATCGCTTCCTGTTTCACTTTTTGCTGTGGATGAAGCGCATTGTATCTCACAGTGGGGACACGATTTTCGTCCAGAATATACACAACTCAAAACGCTCAAAGACCGTTTTCCTTTTGTTCCGATGATTGCTCTTACAGCAACAGCAGACAAAATCACGAGACGAGATATTATTAGCCAACTTGGGCTTGAAAATCCGACAGAATTTGTAGCTTCCTTCAATCGTCCGAATCTTTCGCTCAATGTGTTGCCAGCCTATCAGCGAATGAATACGATAGTCAATTATATTTTGAGAAGACCCAACCAATCGGGAATTATTTATGCACTTAGTCGAAAAAATACAGAAAATATAGCTGCAAGGCTACAAAAAGCAGGTATTAAAGCTGATTTTTACCACGCAGGACTTTCCAACCACGAACGCAGCCGAGTACAAGACGATTTTATTACTGACCGAACGCCTATTGTTTGTGCAACTATCGCCTTCGGAATGGGCATAGATAAGCCTAATGTGCGTTGGGTAATGCACTACAATATTCCTAAAAATATTGAAGGGTATTATCAAGAAATTGGAAGAGCAGGACGTGATGGATTAAAAAGTGATACTATGCTTTTTTATAGCTTTCAAGATTTGGCAATTCTGAAAAGTTTTGCAGAAGAAAGTGGACAAAAAGAATTACAACTTGCCAAGCTAGACCGAATGCAGCAGTATGCAGATGCACAGATTTGTAGAAGAAAAATTTTGTTGAGTTATTTTGGAGAAACCTTAGAAAAAAACTGTGGAAACTGTGATGTCTGTAAAAACCCTCCTAAACATTTCGACGGAACTATCATTGCTCAAAAAGCCTTTTCTGCAATGATGCGACTTGATGAAAGAGTAGGTTTTACCATGCTGATTGATGTTTTGAGAGGTTCGAAACGCCAAGAGATTTTAGAAAAAGGTTACGACAAAATCAAAACCTATGGCGTAGGTGCAGATATTTCTGCTGGAATGTGGCAACAGCATTTGTTACAATTTCTCAATATGGGACTGATAGAAATTGCTTACGACCAAGGCAACATACTCAAACTCACAGAGGCTGCCAAAGCTGTTTTGTTTCAAAAGAAGAAAGTAGATTTAGT from Bernardetia sp. encodes the following:
- the recQ gene encoding DNA helicase RecQ produces the protein MNLDKARHALQKYFGYSSFRPLQEDIISSVYAKNDTLVLMPTGGGKSICYQIPAVTLEGICIVISPLIALMKDQVNALQANGISAAFLNSSQDMDEQREIEAEVTRGSIKLLYVSPEKLVGESFLYFLKSLPVSLFAVDEAHCISQWGHDFRPEYTQLKTLKDRFPFVPMIALTATADKITRRDIISQLGLENPTEFVASFNRPNLSLNVLPAYQRMNTIVNYILRRPNQSGIIYALSRKNTENIAARLQKAGIKADFYHAGLSNHERSRVQDDFITDRTPIVCATIAFGMGIDKPNVRWVMHYNIPKNIEGYYQEIGRAGRDGLKSDTMLFYSFQDLAILKSFAEESGQKELQLAKLDRMQQYADAQICRRKILLSYFGETLEKNCGNCDVCKNPPKHFDGTIIAQKAFSAMMRLDERVGFTMLIDVLRGSKRQEILEKGYDKIKTYGVGADISAGMWQQHLLQFLNMGLIEIAYDQGNILKLTEAAKAVLFQKKKVDLVQFEYKSKKEQQKEYEKPKSQKRILQDGLFEELRQLRKQIADSKGIPPYMVFGDATLKDMVDKAPTHLFQMRQVSGVGDQKLREYGQVRYNYQLC
- a CDS encoding methyltransferase domain-containing protein, translating into MNKPTKKQSPLKKYLVTCDYNLEDLVIEEIKKNIPNATEVEQFENFSHRVSFSVPSQENTTLEKILSLRSIHSVIELKAAFYLEDPTLENLKAEIMKIDLPEMETAKSFRASAERYGNHDFTSMDMAKHIGHTVILRYQTSVSLDDYEYNLRVDILGSFVFMGYQLTNDILSHRQGKYNRIERNFHHRAATKHSIAYHLLTLAGLQEGDSLLDCTCGGGTIVLEAASMFGEKIKILAGDMHERAIKGTKENLALNGFDFVEVRELNARHLDETIQDYVLENGKIDKIVCNLPFGIQSGKQVNMRGLYDQFLSSASNVLSKNGKIVVLTMRQAVFREVVFMIKKYKITKEYVTEAGGLYLHIFVLEKI
- a CDS encoding LptF/LptG family permease, coding for MFKKIDKLVAHSFFGLFFLTFSVVLFILLMVFMSKYFEDLVGKGLGAEVFAELFFYFSLTLVPQALPLAILLASLMAFGNMGEHNELTAIKGCGISLIRILMPVGLFAIFLTGVAYIFNDRIVPEVNLKAYRLLYDVRQKEPTLDFPEGSFYNGLPGWSIRIGEKVKGTDSLKDLIIYDHRSARGNTDVIIADKGVMRNKQDEQILEFRVENGNRYSEQVANGGKNKNAFVRDKFEQATFNFDLSFLQMNETSEELFTQNRYMMTVAQLNAEADSLLIDAREVEKENASRARSYFDYTFFVDFERERLAQRAASEKKQAELKKAKADSINKVFNKSDSAILAEQNQRVSLDSSNFTTQSQKDSSISVTEVDSAKIRKIDSLKQVNAAAIHNSQQKSKILPSSSGNLSDSISSRLINNNENISYTPNTVSRSNSIEDLDTIDWQNLPDTITVAYQNFSEKSIENVMDRALTKVRNMRSFTHTNGERVERFEYDSRRALLEKNKRYSLAVACFVMFLIGAPLGAIIKKGGLGVPVLISIVFFILFYFMTITGDKWAREKVVSIFIGSWAANILLFVFGILFLLQARADSRLFEIDAYVVLFGKIKRLFVKEKPQEKKETV
- a CDS encoding Glu/Leu/Phe/Val dehydrogenase dimerization domain-containing protein — protein: MRELLEKFENKNPEIVFEWHDAETEAVGWVVINSLRGGAAGGGTRMRVGLDKREVESLAKTMEIKFSVSGPAIGGAKSGINFDPKDPRKEEVLNRWYKAVAPLLKNYYGTGGDLNVDEIHEVIPITEDCGIWHPQEGVFTGHFQPTEPQKINRIGQLRYGVIKVLEDEKYTPSLKRKYTVADMITGYGVACGVFHYYDIWGKGEADYKGKRAIIQGWGNVASAAAFYLAQRGVKIVGILDKEGALLKEEGFSFEDITQLFLDKNGNQLSATNMLSFEEAEEKIWDLEAEIFIPAAASRLVTQSQIERMIKTGLEVVSCGANVPFADPEIFLGKTLEYADKNVAIIPDFIANCGMARVFAYLMSTDDVDMSDEGIFEDTSTIIKNALQKTHSKNSNKTGLVETSFEIALEQLV
- a CDS encoding tetratricopeptide repeat protein, which translates into the protein MFRYYLFFLLAFGISFSVFGQTTQNVDELLKAARYEQSEEKLASALRYYLQAVNKLEKQKDKKALFQVYTEIGVIYQNGGLHDKAIEYFTKSQEVIDANSSSQAAVSMRLGESYLAQRDYEQAVAAYQNAKQIYKPQNKPYATIQALRQLITAYQANKDYQTALEANKEVLEVDRQIGDSSAVAATLNNIGYVHKFLGNYTKALKNFEQARKIEKKLGLEEDPITLTNTAIVYQNLAQYDNALRFLKEATKIVEDKKRFQELSRLYNITAAIYYQLGDYHNAREYNQLALEYAQKYNQREIEQDIYLTASQINQANNNYEDALKSYEKHLNIRDSLLLEERLKQQELLQQQFLIERTEKELQLYLVDEELKTAQLKEQELTLEKQNQELALLQQKQELQAERLERDALEKQRTKQELLIAQQQLNAEKAKQEVKELQQKELNRQREVEKLEQQAALDKQTLARERAEAEKQQAQAQAEANLKEAEAEAQRQIFAIVGILSLLIFLVIGFAFINSKKKNKELAQQKDQIESKNVELEQQTEEIQMQRDAIAHKSEEVNELYTKVTDSVRYAQRIQEAILEPPIQVFTPLGENAKGFILFKPRDIVSGDFYWTTEKDDRVVLTAIDCTGHGVPGAFMSLIGNDLLNEIVNIRGITTPHEILNQLHRAVQSTLKQRETENRDGMDMALCVYDKNKNILEFAGAKNPLLYIQEGKIKTIKGNKKPIGGKDFYEADSFTTHTLDLNEANAPTTFYIFSDGYQDQFGGIEGRKFMIKRMRELLQEIHQEPMEEQHKMLDEIIMDWMKNEEQIDDILVMGFKIS
- a CDS encoding universal stress protein, with amino-acid sequence MKTLLVPTNFSLSSAKALQYAVVLAKEFGSKIIVHHTYPQNSPIHLLSDLENQLHVFISEYDFECYTQSEDYLKIETSIRQGREKENILNIIRKHDADILILSAKDRSQWEGIPFERLISQTLEQTLSSILIVPSEIEIQKNIEHVVFALSLDEEDADIIDSLLLFCEVLGAHLTCLHVSANEKERNFIDYQLKPLQETYTSISKDKMSFEVIYNKSIQEGISNFLDIKPAQLLVMLTKERSFFEGLFHRSVSQGMSFQSKVPVMIVKL